The Phlebotomus papatasi isolate M1 chromosome 3, Ppap_2.1, whole genome shotgun sequence genomic sequence ACCACTGAGACTCAATTGGCTGGACAATGgtatcattgaggaattttacCATCACAAAACGTTCAAGGAACTTCAAGTTTTGAATGTAATCCTGATTGATTTCTCTCTCGTTATTTATGTCAGCCAGAAAACTACTGCCAACACGATAGGTATCCTCATTGAGGGGATCATGCCAATAAGTTGCCTGAACCAAGAGATTCTGAACCCatcttcaacaaaaaaaaaagataactttaaatcccTTTCCCAAGAGAATAATACAATGAGTCATACTTCTCATAAGCTGCATAATTCAGAAGCTTCCGGAAGTATTCGCAAGTCTTTCGACTGAGCGATGGGCAATTAGGCAGTCCAAAAATTCCCTGATGCTGCCCACCCAGTGATATAAGATTCTTCATCCTTGGTTGAGGGCATCTCTGAGCAAGAGCTCTGAGGAACTGACCACCTTGGGAAAACCCTATTGCATTGTATCCATGGTCAAATTGAGGTTCATTACTTATAAATTCACACACTTCTTTAACCTGCAGAAGAAATCAACCGAATCCAATCACTTTCTCCTCAATTCTGTCCTGTAAACACACTGATTCTCCTCTGGTCACTTTGTAATTCAATTAGGAATTAATTACCTGCTTGTCTGGATGCACAAAGAAACCACTTTCGTAATCAGCTATCAATGACTTCCCTATCTTCAGGCTTATCACACTAATTCCAGGGACTTCCTCCTCAATCAACTTCTTTATGCTGCCCAAACTGAAGGGGAAGCAGCAGGAATCTCCCTGAATCGATGATGATTTTTAGGAAAGATTTTAAAGGAGAAATACCCAACTTACCATCCCATGCCACAGCACAACTGGCACAATTTCTTCCTGGGATGCATTTCCATTCCCAGAGAGAGCGATATTCGATGGGAAAATGGCAAAAATAGAGAGAAAAGTGAGGATGACTCGTAAAACGTCCATTGTTTACAAAAAATCGCCTGCACTGTTTTTTATCCAGAATTTGGATGAGTGAATAGCAGAAATTTTATGTTAAGCTTAATCACCTTATTTGTAGTGTGATTCTTGAAACAACCAATGTCAATGCAATTaagattttattgaaatttacaaaattattgaaaCATGAAGAAaacctaatttaaaaattaatttaaggacagaatcacattgacagtaaaatgctcaccaatttttttcgtgaatttacgcattttcattgcaattcttccgcaaattctcgattaccgtattaccttatcccaaactcggtggcactaggtgaaaaaatataagaaaattgaagaaataaaacgaaaatgcgataaacggtgagcgaaAAAACTGCacaattaatttctcttacagtttttttttgctcaccgtttatcgaatttttgttttatttcttcaattttcttatataattttcacctagtgtcaccgagtatgagataaggtaatacgttAATTAAGAATTTGcgcaagaattgcaatgaaaatgcgtaaattaacgaaatacggtgaagctttgacggtgacggcgtgagcattttactatcaatgtgattctgtcctaagTGTCTTTTCTTCATTTCATTGTCTTGAGATTAAAGCCTTATTAAAAAGGAGGTTACAACTTTTACTATTAAAAAGAAGATCCCGGAATTAAGGATTACTAATATAACGATGACTTTTTAttgtaaagtaattttttaagcggtcgatttgaaaacattttacaGTAAGACtatcgctaattcggctcttttaagttcGGACTACTTTTTGATTCGGGCTGCTgcccgaaattttgaaaattataaataaataaaattaaatttgaaaaagttcatcgaaaatttttcagttttctaatgaagcaaatatggtcaactttgccatggtttgtcttagttatgatgtaatttttgcattattaagggattgtcatgaaatttaccataaatataagtatgtaaaattaatatgactATGCAGACGAACATAAACTCGttgcattttaaaaagttttacgcccgaatttctctctaattcgggtgatatTTCGGTCACAAatgcccaaatttgagagagtctactgtatttataaaaaaaataataataataacatcattttcattttaatagaaaatttttgaatattctaacgtttctaaaaaaataaattgaaaaactgaaatttctgcattgaaaatgatattttttcatatattttctaaaagactCTGGAGTTCAATGTGATGCAATTTAGagatagacaaaaaaaattatggatcTGAATTACATTATGGCTAGgtccagcttcctttagaaatatggaTAAAATACCGTTTTCAATGTAGCACCACTTTTCTAACTTTGAGCACTAAAAAAACTTTCCCGGCTTTGACTACAATTCGTTGCAGTAAttataaaattcttaaacatTTGCAAATATCTATTCTTGTGTATTGAGGTAAAAAATCATTCGATTTCCGATAATACTTttcctttgatttttttgaaaaatttcgattttCTTTTGTTGGAATTATTTCAGTTTATTCTTGAATAAACATTTTCTCgctcaaattatttaaaatgtataCAGTAGAACTCCGCTATCCTATAGGTCAtcactctatagtccacaatttattgaccgttgacttcaaaacactaattttaagttaggttatgttttttagtacgcgacatgcaataaCCAAATaaggcctatagcgaggctctactgtgtATTACCTCTTTTTGATAAGATTTTCGTCCAAATACATCGGAATATGGAATTTTCAAACgcaacaattaaattttttgctttccCCCATTACCTATCCCCCTCCCTCCACCAAACCAAGGTCCTTTAGGTTTTTTTTGGCCAGTATCCTATGTTGAAAATCTCTTTAAAACAAAATACATCCATAAAAATAGATACCAAAAtaatcaatctataaaattaattcctgaCAAATACTAAGATTCTACAAACAAATAAAGCTAAATTCTACACTGTTCTATCACATttacattgactgaatgagtTAAAGAGAACTGGCAACAGAAGTAGAAACTCACATTTTCGTAATCATCAGAGagttacaaaaaaatgtagcaaaGTTCGAAAACCCGATCAGAggatataaaatttcataatgattacaatagatgtgactTTTATTCAACCTCTGACGGaagatttcttaatttttttttttaaatttcattaccTACTATGAAACACCGAAATGTTTCTCTGATCAACCATGAAACTTTATTGAAACATTGTCTTCAAGGCATCCTACAACTTGGATAACATGGATAACTGACCCACCTCGTGCGTCGATTTCCTTGAGGAAGCCCGCAAGTTGAAAAGACCGGCAAAGAAATAGCATcgaatttttcctgattttatttattattcaagtgAAATACATTTAATGCAGGCGACACGCCAAGTATCTTAATCCGTCAAATAGTCCAAATGCGCGTCCAGAGATAAATCAGCTGCATAAGTAAATTCGCTAATGCCAATATTTAGTTTTGGGTTGGTTTTTAAAAAGACTTCCTatttatttgaatgaaaattaaattatcttacgacagaaaagaaaaaaaaattcttatcatTCCCTTCTCACAAAAAACTccattttcttttatcttccaAGTGACCACACCACAGAGATCTCCTTTCGTCCGGGAATGTTGGAATTACAATGCGCTTAAGTTATTTTGAGtcaaaaatgaaaagagaaaatttcaccCACGCtctaaattgttttctttttcttataattCTGTTGATCTTTAGAGATGTgcatcattttaaaattatccgCGATGATTCTCGTCCCTTTGGCTCCCAAAATCCCGGGAGTTAGTTGAAGGAGCCACCCGTCTGTTGCTGATACACCTCAATTGTGTCTCCCTCCTCCATTTCCAGGGTGTTTGGGGTATCATTCTCATTTATTGGCTGTCCATCGAATCGGAATCGGACAACTTGCATTGATAGAccctaaacaaaaaaaaaaaaaacaatccaaGAAAATCAcatcaagaaaaatatttcaaaacaaaaacaataacaaCTTACCGCTCTATCGCAGTAGGCATTCATTAGCTTCCGCAGAGGTGTATGTTTTTTAATCTTGAACTGCACCACAGCATTGTCCTGACCCAAGACCTTCAGATTAATGTGCTCAGACTCGCCCAGCTTGTTATCCTGCAGTCAAAACAAATCCTTCATCAACCAATGCCCCACAAAACAGCACAAAAAATCCCCTTTTCATCCCCAAAAATTGCACAATAGAACGCAATTCCTTCGCGTCCGGAAAGCTCAACAaggcaacataacctcaaattccggCGAGACTCCGCCCCATCGCCCCCTCAAACTACCTCATTTTTCTCCCAGAAAATCCACCCAATTTCCATCGCTTGCTCCCCCTCTCCATCCCAAGCACCAATTTATCGCGAAAAAACatgggaaaattgagaaaaacgaTGCAAAAATCGTGCAGATGACAAGCAATGTCTCAGAAGCCGCTAAAGCGGCGTTCTGCACAAGCCAATTCGGTCGATAAAATTCACAAGCATTTTACAAGGAAACTTACCTTTTTCTCATCACCCATTTTTGTCTAATTTGTTGTGGATCACGTGAAGTACGAGATTTGGCTGGAATTTGCAGAATCTGCTGCGAAATATCCTAGTAAAAAGAGATTTTAACTTGCACGACACACGCTCTTCACTTGAAGGAAAGAACAATATGGCGCTGAAATATGGCGGCATACATTCTTGGATAAAATTCACTTGGGTAAACATTTTAGACGATTTTTGGGTAAAATGTAAGTTGTAAAAACTTTAACTTGGGATAAtgtttagaattttcaaaaatggttttggattGAAACGAACTATTTAGATCCTGATTTTATCCACTTTatcaaatcaaaataattttttttaaataaatcaaaatagcCAATTAAGATTCCCATTTGGTTAACAACTATAACTATAgctaaagaaaatttatcatttcttttattttttaactctttcctcGTAATCgacattaaattgaattttcttgaaataaacctcaaattttagaaGTCATCTTTCATTttccaaataataaaattatttaacactTTCATTGAACGACTGTGATCTTTGAAGATTATTGActcattaaccctctaacagtgttttctttaactctttcgtctcctttgggactctgggtacccatggaaacaacaatttttttagactatctagaatcgataaaaaggCGATTCTTCTGAGTAAttaccaagggggagatattagacgaaaaatcgtgtacaccacttccagcacttcctaaatttgtatggaaaacgtcaaagacttccacacttccggaagtgccataggtgatttccagcacttcttgcacttctaggcacttccaagcacttccggcgtttgaatttaaaagtaacGACTAATTTTCTTCAACGAAcggttaaattattatttttcgcttttttggatatcgtaattgcattttaattaaactgaaaataaagctctattttaataatttctcttagaaggctgattttttaaattaatctagaAAAGTTATACATGAGGAATCGATCTGCAAGCGTCAgtgttataataaatttatttatttttcatgtagaacatatatttaaaataaaaaaaatagtattcagAAGAATATATAAATCAAGAAATTCTCATAGAAACAAACAGTGTATATcatcacttaatttttttttttaattaaacaaaactgAGACGTTTATTTTCTAAATCTCCTTATACTTTATTCAAAGCTTTTTCTTCaccatttgcaaaaattttaaattatatatattaCTAGTTTGTTAGTTCTGATATTCCAATGCGACTCAATTGGTGAAAGAAATAAATCTAATAATTGCATTACAATATTCGTTTCTTTAATATACTATTagtgtttcaaaaaattttattaaaattcacaaactaaTAGTGACATTCgtctaattttatatttttactagGTACGTGTTCATAATTTTAACGCTTTtaacaaaacgttttcaaaagTATATTTAACGTTAATTCGAACAAGATAGagtataatgaaaaaataaattaggggATACCTACCATTTAATGGTCAaaagttttatactgaaaaattcACGGGTTTGGACTACATATTTAGtcctaaaaaatattcaaaattctaccaagagtatgtacattttctttaaattttaatctctCTGTTTACATCATTgtctagaaaaatttaaaagaatttaaaatattctatttaaaagAATGTGAAAATGACATTTTGTATATGAATCATAATATATATGTCCTTAAAAGATGCGAAAATCCAGTTTATCACGCTTCTAAAAAATAGTGTTcgttttatgttaaaaatattatttttgtatacaaaaactacataaaagtttataataaaaaatatatatatattgtcgaattaaaacTCAAAACCAAAGAAACCCATATATAATTATTGGAGATTTCTTATTTACACTACTTTAGTCGAACTTGAGtcgtaaatattatataaaattaatcatttatatatttttttaaattttctgtctctgcatgtttttcatttttttttaattcttcgttTTTTTCTGAAAGTAGTAGGCTAAATTAATATCCTGTAATTTAGTTTTAGTCATACCCGATAGTTTTCAGTAGCTAAACCATCTCAAAGAATCGTCTACTATTATACTCATTACACTCGAATATTTTCTAactgaatttgaaatttaaatttttggaaggaATTCCATTAAGTTTCATCCATTGCAATAGATGGCATTAGTTGAACgatatttgaacatttttacgagaattttgatgaggaattgacgataattgcgatcaaaaattacataaatttagttTTCCAAGACATATTTTAATTGCGCTATATGTTTACCAGCACTTTTCCTActgtatttaaatgaaaaaaaagcaaaaatcattttatttttgagactTCCACTTCCGCAGTACTTCCATTTCAGTGTACACCTCTTCCaagctaatatctcccccttggtaattacaaactataaggatgtccaaatctaggatattttttgcaggatcccaattaactcctgagcttagatatttttggtcaaaaatcgtgaattttcgattttctgcttccttgcagatattgtgacttttttgatatttctagacccgaataagga encodes the following:
- the LOC129805559 gene encoding palmitoyl-protein thioesterase 1, which produces MDVLRVILTFLSIFAIFPSNIALSGNGNASQEEIVPVVLWHGMGDSCCFPFSLGSIKKLIEEEVPGISVISLKIGKSLIADYESGFFVHPDKQVKEVCEFISNEPQFDHGYNAIGFSQGGQFLRALAQRCPQPRMKNLISLGGQHQGIFGLPNCPSLSRKTCEYFRKLLNYAAYEKWVQNLLVQATYWHDPLNEDTYRVGSSFLADINNEREINQDYIQNLKFLERFVMVKFLNDTIVQPIESQWFGFYAPGSDQDVLPLRKTRLFKEDRLGLRSVPMDFLECEGNHLQFTKEWFIENIIPYLK
- the LOC129805568 gene encoding small ubiquitin-related modifier 2 — protein: MGDEKKDNKLGESEHINLKVLGQDNAVVQFKIKKHTPLRKLMNAYCDRAGLSMQVVRFRFDGQPINENDTPNTLEMEEGDTIEVYQQQTGGSFN